Proteins found in one Bacteroidota bacterium genomic segment:
- a CDS encoding TlpA family protein disulfide reductase yields MSGKLISPSLFNNAVLIIDFWATWCNPCLEEMENLKSIYNDFCKKGFSIISICLDSDKKALERHIKDFNPPWPIIFSGKGFEDSIAQLYDVKDLPSLWVVDRKGHLRHLFLRGAELRKAVQDLVNKYDLNG; encoded by the coding sequence ATTTCCGGCAAATTAATTTCACCTAGTTTATTCAACAATGCAGTATTAATAATTGATTTTTGGGCTACTTGGTGCAACCCTTGTCTGGAAGAAATGGAAAACCTAAAAAGTATCTATAATGATTTTTGTAAAAAAGGATTTTCTATTATATCTATTTGTTTAGATTCCGATAAAAAAGCATTGGAACGCCATATAAAAGATTTTAATCCACCTTGGCCGATTATTTTCAGTGGAAAAGGTTTCGAAGATAGTATTGCGCAACTTTATGATGTGAAAGATCTGCCTTCTTTATGGGTAGTAGATCGGAAAGGACACCTACGTCATTTATTTCTAAGAGGAGCAGAACTAAGAAAGGCAGTACAAGATTTAGTTAATAAATACGATTTAAATGGATAA